The following coding sequences are from one Ornithodoros turicata isolate Travis chromosome 1, ASM3712646v1, whole genome shotgun sequence window:
- the LOC135377419 gene encoding long-chain fatty acid transport protein 1-like: MQHYCCRTWQDGAAAVVRRPQLRGAAQRWRLVRASPFLPRWESATGAVCRTPGVLPLAWERNRDNVCCWRALQRACVVSASNGCQEQSLGLCAADRDGPSAPIKLGRRSSVCSTRAVASKRTVMSKSALLFGMVGVVGTLWSFWTTALLVAFVYLVTGGWRTIRLMVETAPRDMRAGIGYARLNWYIYQRVRENATVGQLFQRTAERLPNKPCFITQERSWTYQDVERWTNRVAHCFAREGFRFGEEVSLFTASRPEALMLWLGLSKIGVVSALVNNNLKQASLLHCITCINSRAVIFTVDLLETLKEVQPDIVQKLRGVRFYVLGAPNDEALHGFNAKRLEPLLDESSTDSPAPCGGIHDRLVYIYTSGTTGLPKAAIIKHHRYIYIASAVHFIMPLREDDVLYVCLPLYHVAACALGCSQSLMFGLTTVQRGKFSASAFWDDCIRFNCTVTQYIGEICRYLLAQPQKPQDRQHKIRLVFGNGLRPQIWKEFADRFAIKDIREVYGATEGNSNLVNTDNRVGAVGFVPTIFKVIPWLGERLLPVRLIRVDEVTGTPLRDKKGLCIPCGPNEVGELVGKVHNSPMLRFDGYVSKEATRKKLYTDVFHKGDIAFASGDLLVMDEMGYVYFRDRTGDTFRWKGENVSTAEVEGVISRVLGLTDCVVYGVTIPGAEGRAGMAAILDPDRKTDLDQLLRSLRKELPAYAVPVFIRLLSSLDATSTFKLKKVELQKHEFHLDHVDDPLYFLDPQTKRFVPLDRDLYNRICAGEVRV; this comes from the coding sequence ATGCAGCACTACTGCTGCCGAACTTGGCAGGACGGTGCCGCGGCAGTTGTCCGACGTCCTCAGCTTCGAGGAGCCGCCCAGAGATGGCGTCTCGTGCGTGCGAGCCCGTTTCTGCCACGGTGGGAGTCTGCTACTGGAGCTGTGTGTCGTACTCCGGGGGTACTGCCCCTCGCCTGGGAACGGAACCGCGACAACGTTTGCTGCTGGCGTGCATTACAGCGTGCATGTGTCGTGTCTGCTTCGAACGGATGTCAAGAACAATCGCTTGGACTTTGCGCGGCCGATAGGGACGGCCCCTCAGCGCCGATAAAACTAGGTCGTCGGTCGTCGGTGTGTTCCACTCGCGCGGTGGCGAGCAAAAGAACGGTCATGTCCAAGTCCGCGCTCCTCTTCGGCATGGTCGGCGTTGTCGGCACACTGTGGTCGTTCTGGACCACAGCGTTGCTGGTGGCGTTTGTCTACCTGGTTACGGGCGGATGGCGAACCATTCGTCTAATGGTCGAAACCGCACCGCGAGACATGAGGGCGGGAATAGGCTATGCCCGTCTCAATTGGTACATTTACCAACGAGTGCGCGAAAATGCTACCGTGGGACAGCTCTTTCAACGTACCGCTGAGCGTCTACCCAACAAACCGTGCTTCATTACACAGGAGCGCAGCTGGACCTACCAAGACGTGGAGCGGTGGACCAACCGCGTGGCTCACTGCTTTGCGCGTGAGGGCTTCCGCTTTGGCGAGGAAGTCTCCCTGTTCACGGCCTCTCGACCCGAGGCCCTCATGCTCTGGTTGGGCCTCTCCAAGATCGGCGTCGTTTCTGCTCTCGTCAATAACAACCTGAAGCAGGCGTCACTCTTGCATTGTATCACCTGCATCAACAGTCGCGCCGTCATCTTCACGGTGGATCTCCTAGAGACACTCAAAGAGGTGCAGCCTGACATCGTTCAGAAACTGAGAGGAGTGCGCTTCTATGTCCTAGGGGCCCCCAACGACGAAGCCCTCCACGGATTCAACGCTAAGCGACTGGAGCCTCTGCTGGATGAGAGTTCCACCGATTCCCCCGCTCCGTGTGGTGGTATCCACGACCGCCTAGTGTACATTTACACGTCGGGCACAACTGGCCTCCCCAAGGCTGCCATTATCAAGCACCACCGCTACATTTACATCGCAAGCGCTGTGCACTTCATCATGCCTCTTCGCGAAGACGACGTGCTGTATGTCTGTCTACCGCTGTACCACGTTGCGGCCTGTGCCTTGGGCTGCTCGCAGAGTCTGATGTTCGGCCTAACCACCGTACAGCGAGGCAAGTTTTCGGCTTCAGCCTTTTGGGATGATTGCATTCGGTTCAACTGTACAGTGACCCAATACATCGGAGAAATATGCCGGTACCTTCTGGCACAACCGCAAAAGCCTCAGGATCGCCAGCACAAAATCCGGCTAGTCTTCGGCAACGGTCTGAGGCCTCAGATCTGGAAGGAATTCGCTGATCGATTCGCTATCAAGGACATTCGCGAGGTATACGGCGCCACTGAAGGCAATTCGAATCTGGTGAATACTGATAATCGCGTTGGAGCTGTAGGCTTTGTTCCTACGATCTTCAAAGTGATTCCCTGGTTGGGTGAGCGGCTGCTTCCCGTTCGTCTGATCCGAGTAGACGAAGTGACCGGAACCCCTCTGCGAGACAAGAAGGGACTCTGCATTCCATGCGGCCCAAACGAAGTGGGCGAGCTCGTGGGCAAGGTACATAATTCGCCCATGCTACGGTTCGACGGATATGTCAGCAAGGAGGCAACGCGAAAGAAGCTTTACACGGACGTCTTTCACAAGGGCGACATAGCCTTTGCTTCCGGAGACCTTCTGGTCATGGACGAAATGGGCTACGTCTACTTCCGCGACCGCACGGGAGATACTTTTCGCTGGAAAGGCGAAAATGTATCTACCGCTGAAGTTGAAGGTGTCATATCCCGGGTCCTGGGTCTCACCGACTGCGTCGTGTACGGCGTCACCATCCCCGGCGCCGAAGGTCGTGCCGGTATGGCTGCCATACTGGACCCCGACCGAAAAACCGACTTGGACCAGCTCTTGCGGTCGCTCCGCAAGGAGTTACCAGCGTACGCTGTGCCCGTCTTCATCCGTCTGCTGAGTTCCCTCGACGCTACAAGCACGTTCAAGCTGAAGAAAGTGGAGCTCCAGAAACACGAGTTTCATCTGGACCACGTGGACGACCCGTTGTATTTCCTCGACCCTCAGACGAAGCGTTTTGTTCCGCTCGACAGAGACTTGTACAACCGTATCTGTGCTGGTGAAGTTCGGGTTTGA